In Pseudosulfitobacter pseudonitzschiae, the sequence CACCGACGGCTCGCGGCTAACCGAATTCGGCACCCCGTGCCCCAATATCTTTTGCGGCATGCAAAACGTGCACGGCCCGCTGGAATGGGTGTCGGTACAGGACATGGCCCGCGCCACACAGGTCGCTCTGAACCTTGCCGCCAGCGTGGCCGAGCTGGACCCGCCTGCGTAAGGGTTGGGGGATGTCAGTCCTTGCCCTGAACGACATCGCCAAACGAGGGCAACGCCCGCCCACGGAGCGGTCGGGCGCTGCCCGGCGGCACTGCGTGCCTTGATCCCGGGCGGGGAGGGCGACAGTTGAGGGCGCGTCGGCATCTGGTATTTGGTTTGTGGGCGATAGACCCGCTCACGATGCCCCCCGCAACGCCCTCCCACCGCTTTCGCAATTGCGACGCCGCCGCCAATGCCCTAATCAGGCCGAAACCCCGTTCCAAGGAGGCCATGATGCGCCTGAGCCGTTATTTTCTGCCCGTTCTCAAGGAAAACCCAAGCGAGGCGCAGATCGTCAGCCACCGGCTGATGCTGCGTGCGGGCATGATCAAACAAGCCAGCGCAGGCATCTATTCGTGGCTGCCGCTGGGCTTCAAGGTGCTGCGCAAGATCGAGAATATCGTGCACGAGGAACAGGCCCGCGCCGGTCACATGCCGATGCTGATGCCGACGATCCAATCCGCCGAACTGTGGCGTGAAAGCGGCCGTTACGACGCCTACGGCGCGGAAATGCTGCGCTTCAAGGATCGGCACGACCGCGACATGCTGTTCACGCCCACCGCCGAGGAACTGATCACCGACATCTTCCGCGCCAACGTCAGCAGCTATAAAGACCTGCCGCTGACCATGTACCAGATCCAGTGGAAATTCCGCGACGAAATCCGCCCGCGTTTCGGCGTGATGCGGGGCCGCGAATTCCTGATGAAAGACGGCTACAACTTCGACCTGACCAAAGAAGACGCGCTGCACGCCTACAACCGCCACCTCGTGACCTACCTGCGCACCTACGAACGCATGGGCCTGCAAGCGATCCCGATGCGCGCCGACAGTGGCCCCATCGGCGGCGACGACACGCATGAATTCCTCGTGCTGGCCGAAACCGGTGAATCCGAGGTGTTCTATGACAGCGCCGTGACCGACCTCAAATTCGGCGACCGCGAGATCGACTATGACAGCGTCGAAGACTGCGCCGCCGTGATGGAAGAATTCACCGACAAATACGCCCGCACCGACGAAACCCACGACGCGGCCCTGTTCGAACAGGTTCCCGAAGACCGCCGCCGCGTGGCGCGCGGCATCGAAGTGGGTCAGATCTTCTACTTCGGCACCAAATATTCCGAACCTCTGGGCGCGGTGGTCCAGGGCCCCGACGGCAAACAGGTGCCGGTGCACATGGGCAGCCACGGCATCGGCGTCAGCCGCCTGCTGGGTGCCATCATCGAGGCGAACCACGACGAAAACGGCATCATCTGGCCCGAGGGCGTGACCCCCTTCCACGTCGGTATCGTGAACCTGCGTCAGGGCGACGAAGCTACCGATGGTGCCTGCGAAGCGCTCTACAAGGCGTTGAAAGCCAAGGGTTTTGATCCGCTCTATGACGACCGCGACGAACGGGCAGGCGGCAAATTCGCCGCTATGGACCTGATCGGCCTGCCGTGGCGCATCACCGTCGGCCCGCGCGGGCTGAAAAACGGTGTGGTCGAACTGACCTCGCGCCGCACCGGCGAAAGCGTGGAACTGACAGCCGAGGCCGCCGTGGACCGCATCGCGGAGATTTACGCGGGCATTTAAGAGGGCACAGTCATGCGCACGATCCTGACCCACAGCCAAGGCACCGGACCATGATCGTGCGCACGCTCACCTTGGTGGCGGCCCTGACCGCAGGGGCCGCCACCTCGCAATTCCCAGAGTTTTCGCAGCAATACGCCCAGCGTCTGGGCGGCGCTGTCGATGCACTGGCCGAGGTCGTGGCCGACTTCGACGCCTCCGCCCAAGCCGAGGGGCTGACCCGCGTGGCAGCCCTGAACCAGATGCAAGGCACCCCGTTCATCGACCGCCGCCGCGCCGACATGATCCGCACCTTTGCCCGCTATGACAAACTGCGCGCCGATCTGGCCGCGCTGGACACCGCGGGCCCCTTCATGCGTGCCTATCATGCCACGCGCATGACCGACCCCGAAGTGGCCCGCGCCGCATGGGCCGCCTTTCAACCCGCGCTGCCGCTGACCTTTGCGGGCGGCATTTTTGCGGGGGTCGGGTTCATCACCATGCTGCTTGCCATCGGCATATTGCGGCTGCTGCTGCCCACGCGCCGCCGTCGCACCGCTTGACCCCGCAGCCCAAACAACCCAACGTGCGCCGCACCTGAGCAGGAGCCTTAGATGGCCAATTCCACCCCTCCCTTTGCCCCTTTCGAATGGATGATCGCCTGGCGCTACCTGCGCGCGCGCCGTGCCGAAGGCGGGGTTTCCGTGATGACATGGATCAGCCTGATCGGCATCACCCTCGCGGTCTTCGCCCTGATCGCCACGCTGGCCGTGCGCTCGGGCTTTCGCGCGGAATTCGTCGATACGATCCTCGGCGCCAATGCCCACGTGACCGTCTATAACCTTGGCGTCACGTCGGAAACCGGCCAGATCGACCGTACCATTCCCGACTATACCGAAATGGCCGCGCGTCTGGCCGCCGTGCCGGGTGTCACCCGCGCCGCACCCTTGGTGCGCGGTCAGGTCATGGCAAACCTGAAACAGGGCAACGCAGGGGTCGAGGTGTTCGGCATCGAACTGGCCGATCTCAAGGGCCTGCCGCGCATCGCCGACCCCACCACCGGCCTTGGCGACATCAACCGCTTTGACGCGGGCATCGCCATCGGCTCGGGCGTGGCACGCGAACTGGGCGCAACCGTGGGCGACAGGATCAAGCTGATCTCGCCCAATGGCGTCAAAACCGCCTTTGGCACCAGCCCGCGCGTCAACGCCTACGAGGTCGTCTATGTCTTTTCCGCAGGCCGCTATGACATCGACCGCACGCGCGTGTATCTGCCCCTGACCGAAGCCCAGAGTTTCTTCAACCGCGAGGGCGTGGCCACCGAAATCGAGGTGATGGTCGAAAACCCCGAACAGGTCGACGAAATGACCCAAGCCCTGCAAACCGCCGCAGGTGAACGCGCCCAGACATGGACGTGGCGCGACGCCTCGGGCGGCTTTCTGCGCGCGCTCGAAGTCGAGGACAACGTGATGTTCATCATCCTGTCGATCCTTGTGCTGATTGCCGCAATGAACATCGTGTCGGGGCTGATTATGCTGGTCAAAAACAAAGGCCGCGACATCGGCATCCTGCGCACCATCGGCCTGACCGAAGGATCGATCCTGCGGGTGTTCTTCATCTGCGGCGCCTTTACCGGCCTGATCGGCACGGCCTTGGGCGTGATCCTTGGCTGCCTCTTCGCGCTTTATATCGACCCGATCTTTTCCTTTGTGAACGTGGTGATGGGCGGCGGCGTCTGGGATCCGTCCATTCGTGGCATCTATGCACTGCCCGCCCAGCTCCAGCTTGCCGATGTGCTCAAGGCGGTCGGCCTGTCGCTGGGCCTATCGTTCATCGTCACCATATTCCCCGCCCGCCGTGCGGCGCGGATGAACCCCGTCGAGGCTCTGCGTTATGAGTGATCCCGTCCTGTGCCTGTATGGGCTGCACAAAACCTATAACAAGGGCCTTCCGGGCGAGGTGCAAGTGCTGCGCGGCGTCGATCTGACAGTAAACGCTGGCGAAGTTGTCGCCCTTGTCGCCCCCTCGGGCGCGGGCAAATCCACGATGCTGCACATCGCGGGGCTGCTGGACGTGCCCGACACCGGCACCGTCAGTCTTGCAGGACAGGACATGACCGGCCTCAGCGACCGCAAGCGCACCGCCGCACGGCGCAGCGACATCGGATTCATCTACCAGTTCCACCACCTGCTGCCCGAGTTTTCGGCGCTGGAAAATATCGTGCTGCCGCAACTGGCCGCAGGCATCGCACGCAGCACTGCCGAGGCCCGCGCCCGCGATCTGCTGGACCGCGTCGGCATCGCCGCCCGCGCCGGTCACCGCCCCGCAGCCCTTTCGGGCGGCGAACAGCAACGTGTCGCATTTTGCCGCGCACTGGCCAACAAACCGCGTCTGTTGCTGGCGGATGAACCCACTGGCAACCTTGACCCCGCAACCTCGGATCAGGTCTTTGGCGCGCTGATGGAACTGGTGCGCGGCACCGGCCTCTCGGCGCTGATCGCCACGCATAACATGGAACTGGCCGCGCGCATGGACCGCGTGCTGCGGATGGACGCGGGCCAGCTTTCTATCTGACGTCCGGATATGGAAACTTTCTGTTTTCATACGTGCACTGGTGCGCGACGGGCCATATTGGGCTATGGTATCGGCACAACGACCGGATAAGCCGCATGAGAGACCACGCTTCGGACAGGCGCGCAGGCGCATCAGACCGTATCACCATCAGCGGCTTTGACGCGGCCGAGGACGTTCTGCTGGTCACGGTCGAGCCGGGCGTCGATGCGGCAATCCGGGGTCAAAAGATCACCCGTGCGGGCCTGATCGTCCGCTTTTCCACCGGTACTTCTGTGCTGCTCGAAGGGGTGCGCAAGCAGATCAGCGAAGACTCGGTAACCTTTGTGGAAGAAGGCACGCCCCAGATCGAAGAACCCGCACCATCGGGCGAGGTTCTCTATTACGGCAGCTACACCTCGGGCGACGGGGATGCACACAGCTATATGGGAATGCGCAGCGCCGACCATATCACCGGCAACGTCGTCCTCAGCGGCTTCACCCAAGGCACCGATAGCATCGCAATCGAATCCGACGCACCCCAGCATCTGGTCGTCACCGCCCAGACCCCCACGGATCAGGGTCTGTTGATCACCCTGTCCAACGGTGTGACGATCACGCTGCAAGGGGTCGCATCCCCGATCGAGGCCCGCGACGTGGTCTTTGTCCCCGCAGGAACGCATCTGCCCTAGAGCGTTTCGGATGAAACCCGAAACGCTTGTCTTATGATTTTCTCTGTCTCCATGCGAAGATGGAGCCTCTGCCGGCCAGGCCATTTATGGCGGGCAGAGGCGGTGTGTGGATCGTGAAACGCTTGGTCTTGCAGGACCGTTCTAAAGTATGATCACACGCCGTCTTCGACTGGGGCCTGAACGAATACGCAGTGGCTGCAAAGCTCTGCATGACAAGCATAGGACAGCGAAGATGAACCACGATACCATCGGAATAGATATTTCCAAAGACAAACTCGACGTGCATCGACTGCTCGACGGGAGGTTTGCACAATTCCCAAACACCAAACCCGGCTTCAAGGCTTTGCAAAAGTGGGTTGGCGCGATTTTGCCTGCCTGCGTGGTTTACGAACCCACCGGGGCCTATCATGGT encodes:
- a CDS encoding ABC transporter ATP-binding protein, with the translated sequence MSDPVLCLYGLHKTYNKGLPGEVQVLRGVDLTVNAGEVVALVAPSGAGKSTMLHIAGLLDVPDTGTVSLAGQDMTGLSDRKRTAARRSDIGFIYQFHHLLPEFSALENIVLPQLAAGIARSTAEARARDLLDRVGIAARAGHRPAALSGGEQQRVAFCRALANKPRLLLADEPTGNLDPATSDQVFGALMELVRGTGLSALIATHNMELAARMDRVLRMDAGQLSI
- a CDS encoding lipoprotein-releasing ABC transporter permease subunit; translation: MANSTPPFAPFEWMIAWRYLRARRAEGGVSVMTWISLIGITLAVFALIATLAVRSGFRAEFVDTILGANAHVTVYNLGVTSETGQIDRTIPDYTEMAARLAAVPGVTRAAPLVRGQVMANLKQGNAGVEVFGIELADLKGLPRIADPTTGLGDINRFDAGIAIGSGVARELGATVGDRIKLISPNGVKTAFGTSPRVNAYEVVYVFSAGRYDIDRTRVYLPLTEAQSFFNREGVATEIEVMVENPEQVDEMTQALQTAAGERAQTWTWRDASGGFLRALEVEDNVMFIILSILVLIAAMNIVSGLIMLVKNKGRDIGILRTIGLTEGSILRVFFICGAFTGLIGTALGVILGCLFALYIDPIFSFVNVVMGGGVWDPSIRGIYALPAQLQLADVLKAVGLSLGLSFIVTIFPARRAARMNPVEALRYE
- the proS gene encoding proline--tRNA ligase, with product MRLSRYFLPVLKENPSEAQIVSHRLMLRAGMIKQASAGIYSWLPLGFKVLRKIENIVHEEQARAGHMPMLMPTIQSAELWRESGRYDAYGAEMLRFKDRHDRDMLFTPTAEELITDIFRANVSSYKDLPLTMYQIQWKFRDEIRPRFGVMRGREFLMKDGYNFDLTKEDALHAYNRHLVTYLRTYERMGLQAIPMRADSGPIGGDDTHEFLVLAETGESEVFYDSAVTDLKFGDREIDYDSVEDCAAVMEEFTDKYARTDETHDAALFEQVPEDRRRVARGIEVGQIFYFGTKYSEPLGAVVQGPDGKQVPVHMGSHGIGVSRLLGAIIEANHDENGIIWPEGVTPFHVGIVNLRQGDEATDGACEALYKALKAKGFDPLYDDRDERAGGKFAAMDLIGLPWRITVGPRGLKNGVVELTSRRTGESVELTAEAAVDRIAEIYAGI
- a CDS encoding DUF2937 family protein codes for the protein MIVRTLTLVAALTAGAATSQFPEFSQQYAQRLGGAVDALAEVVADFDASAQAEGLTRVAALNQMQGTPFIDRRRADMIRTFARYDKLRADLAALDTAGPFMRAYHATRMTDPEVARAAWAAFQPALPLTFAGGIFAGVGFITMLLAIGILRLLLPTRRRRTA